A window of Streptomyces sp. SAI-127 contains these coding sequences:
- the dnaB gene encoding replicative DNA helicase has product MSISEPLDDPWADSGPSDRLPSSRRRGDGGRGRDEQHDRGRDTGEWDGGGTAFERVPPQDLDAEQSVLGGMLLSKDAIADVVEVIKGHDFYKPAHETIFQAILDVYAKGEPADPITIAAELTKRGEINKVGGASYLHTLVQTVPTAANAEYYAEIVHERAVLRRLVEAGTRITQMGYAADDDVDEIVNRAQAEIYAVTEQRTSEDYLPLGDIMEGALDEIEAIGSRSGEMTGVPTGFTDLDSLTNGLHPGQMIVIAARPAMGKSTLALDFARAASIKHNLASVIFSLEMGRNEIAMRLLSAEARVALHHMRSGTMTDEDWTRLARRMPEVSSAPLYIDDSPNLSMMEIRAKCRRLKQRNDIKLVIIDYLQLMQAGGSKRSESRQQEVSDMSRNLKLLAKELEVPVIALSQLNRGPEQRTDKKPMVSDLRESGSIEQDADMVILLHREDAYEKESPRAGEADIIVGKHRNGPTATITVAFQGHYSRFVDMAQT; this is encoded by the coding sequence GTGAGTATTTCCGAGCCCTTGGACGACCCCTGGGCCGACAGCGGTCCCAGTGATCGTCTGCCTTCCTCGCGTCGCCGCGGCGACGGAGGCCGAGGCCGAGACGAACAGCACGACCGCGGCAGGGACACCGGCGAATGGGACGGCGGAGGCACGGCCTTCGAGAGGGTCCCTCCCCAGGACCTGGATGCCGAGCAGTCCGTCCTCGGCGGCATGCTCCTGTCCAAGGACGCCATCGCGGACGTCGTCGAGGTCATCAAGGGCCACGACTTCTACAAGCCCGCCCACGAGACGATCTTCCAGGCGATCCTGGACGTCTATGCCAAGGGCGAGCCGGCCGACCCCATCACGATCGCCGCCGAGCTCACCAAGCGCGGTGAGATCAACAAGGTCGGCGGCGCATCGTATCTGCACACCCTCGTCCAGACCGTGCCGACGGCGGCGAACGCCGAGTACTACGCGGAGATCGTCCACGAGCGCGCCGTCCTGCGGCGCCTGGTCGAGGCGGGGACGCGCATCACCCAGATGGGATACGCGGCCGACGACGACGTCGACGAGATCGTCAACCGTGCCCAGGCCGAGATCTACGCGGTCACCGAGCAGCGCACCAGCGAGGACTATCTGCCGCTCGGCGACATCATGGAGGGCGCGCTCGACGAGATCGAGGCGATCGGCTCGCGCAGCGGCGAGATGACCGGTGTGCCCACCGGTTTCACGGACCTCGACTCTCTCACCAACGGCCTGCACCCGGGCCAGATGATCGTCATCGCCGCCCGCCCCGCCATGGGCAAGTCCACCCTCGCACTGGACTTTGCCCGCGCGGCTTCCATCAAGCACAACCTGGCCAGTGTCATCTTCTCCCTCGAAATGGGGCGCAACGAGATCGCGATGCGTCTCCTGTCGGCGGAAGCGCGTGTGGCCCTGCACCACATGCGTTCGGGCACCATGACGGACGAGGACTGGACCCGGCTGGCGCGCCGAATGCCCGAGGTGTCCTCCGCGCCTCTCTACATCGACGACTCCCCGAACCTGTCGATGATGGAGATCCGGGCCAAGTGCCGGCGGCTGAAGCAGCGCAACGACATCAAGCTCGTGATCATCGACTATCTGCAGCTCATGCAGGCCGGTGGTTCCAAGCGTTCCGAGAGCCGTCAGCAGGAGGTCTCGGACATGTCCCGCAACCTCAAGCTCCTGGCCAAGGAGCTGGAGGTCCCGGTGATCGCGCTCTCGCAGCTCAACCGTGGTCCCGAGCAGCGGACGGACAAGAAGCCGATGGTGTCCGACCTGCGTGAGTCCGGCTCCATCGAGCAGGACGCCGACATGGTGATTCTGCTGCACCGCGAGGACGCTTACGAGAAGGAGTCACCGCGAGCCGGCGAGGCCGACATCATCGTGGGCAAGCACCGAAACGGCCCGACGGCGACGATCACTGTCGCCTTCCAGGGCCACTACTCGCGCTTCGTGGACATGGCGCAGACCTGA
- a CDS encoding serine hydrolase domain-containing protein, protein MTTSQGELLPGTRRALLHRIAVAQAEGRAPSLVAAVVRGGRTVWHGARTSVEGHGPDENVQYRIGSITKTFTAVLVMRLRDEGLLDLGDPLEKHVSGTGVGEATVAELLAHTSGLAAESPAPWWERTSGGLRPEIADVLGEQPFLHPVGRRFHYSNPGYTLLGELVEKLRGAPWEEVLRREVLVPLSLNCTSVRPEAPHAGGWAVHPWADVMLPEPSEDLGRMAPAGQLWSTTGDLARFAVFLVNGDDRVLSAETVREMRMPTAPAGMGDLADGASYGLGLQVQHRDGRLLVGHSGSLPGFLANLTIGVADDVAAVVLANCTSGPLLSVVGADLVRIVADAEPRIPEPWRPMREADSPSLELAGQWYWGTNGFALRLTADGLASLEPLSGTGRRSRFRTNGDGTWTGLEGYFHGELLKAVRRPDGSVDHLDLGSFVFTRQPYDEGSSVPGGVDPEGWRGIG, encoded by the coding sequence ATGACGACATCTCAGGGAGAGTTGCTTCCCGGTACACGCAGGGCGTTGCTGCACCGGATCGCCGTGGCCCAGGCCGAGGGGCGGGCACCGTCGCTGGTAGCGGCGGTCGTGCGGGGCGGACGGACGGTGTGGCACGGCGCGCGTACCTCGGTGGAAGGGCACGGCCCGGACGAGAACGTGCAGTACCGCATCGGGTCGATCACCAAGACCTTCACCGCCGTTCTCGTCATGCGACTGCGGGACGAGGGACTGCTCGACCTCGGTGACCCGCTGGAGAAGCACGTGTCCGGCACGGGAGTGGGGGAGGCCACGGTGGCCGAACTCCTCGCCCACACCAGTGGATTGGCGGCCGAGTCTCCCGCGCCCTGGTGGGAGCGCACCTCCGGGGGACTGCGTCCGGAAATCGCCGACGTACTGGGCGAGCAGCCCTTCCTGCACCCCGTCGGACGCCGCTTCCACTACTCGAACCCCGGCTACACCCTGCTGGGCGAACTCGTCGAGAAGCTGCGCGGGGCTCCGTGGGAGGAGGTGCTCCGACGTGAAGTGCTCGTACCTCTGAGCCTCAACTGCACAAGCGTCCGCCCGGAAGCACCCCATGCGGGCGGCTGGGCAGTGCATCCGTGGGCCGATGTGATGCTGCCCGAACCCTCCGAGGACCTCGGACGGATGGCTCCCGCGGGTCAACTCTGGTCCACCACTGGTGACTTGGCCCGATTCGCGGTCTTCCTGGTCAACGGCGACGATCGCGTACTGAGCGCGGAGACTGTGAGGGAGATGCGCATGCCGACGGCTCCGGCCGGGATGGGGGATCTCGCCGACGGTGCCTCTTACGGGCTCGGCTTGCAGGTCCAGCACCGCGACGGGCGACTGCTCGTGGGCCATTCGGGCTCGCTGCCGGGATTTCTGGCGAATCTCACGATCGGTGTGGCGGACGACGTGGCCGCAGTGGTGCTGGCCAACTGCACCTCCGGCCCGCTGCTGTCCGTCGTAGGGGCCGATCTCGTGCGGATCGTCGCGGACGCCGAACCCAGAATCCCCGAGCCCTGGCGCCCGATGCGCGAAGCCGACTCGCCCTCGCTGGAGTTGGCGGGTCAGTGGTACTGGGGAACGAACGGATTCGCCCTACGGCTGACTGCGGACGGACTTGCCTCGCTGGAGCCTTTGTCGGGCACAGGTCGGCGCTCGCGCTTCCGGACCAACGGTGACGGCACCTGGACCGGGCTGGAGGGCTACTTCCACGGGGAGCTCCTGAAGGCCGTACGGCGGCCTGACGGGTCCGTGGACCACCTCGACCTCGGCTCGTTCGTGTTCACTCGGCAGCCGTACGACGAGGGGTCATCCGTGCCGGGTGGAGTCGATCCGGAGGGGTGGCGCGGCATCGGCTAG
- a CDS encoding GNAT family N-acetyltransferase — protein sequence MGDLEIRPAALDDLSAIVGMLADDPLGAQRESPDDLAPYASALERLSSDPNQHLVVATREGRVVGTLQLTVIPGLSRRGATRSIIEGVRIHADERGSGLGTRLIEWAIEESRRQNCQLVQLTSDNTRIDAHRFYERLGFTASHVGFKLAL from the coding sequence ATGGGAGATCTTGAAATTCGGCCCGCCGCGCTGGACGACCTCTCCGCGATCGTCGGCATGCTCGCCGACGACCCTCTGGGCGCCCAGCGCGAGTCCCCGGACGACCTGGCGCCCTATGCGAGCGCGCTGGAGCGCCTCTCCTCCGACCCGAACCAGCATCTGGTCGTCGCCACGCGGGAGGGTCGTGTGGTCGGCACGCTTCAGCTCACGGTCATTCCGGGCCTGTCCCGGCGCGGTGCCACCAGATCGATCATCGAAGGGGTACGCATCCACGCCGACGAGCGTGGCAGTGGACTGGGGACCCGCCTCATCGAGTGGGCGATCGAGGAATCCCGGCGTCAGAACTGCCAGTTGGTGCAGCTGACGTCCGACAACACACGCATCGACGCCCACCGCTTCTACGAACGGCTCGGTTTCACGGCCTCGCACGTGGGCTTCAAGCTGGCCCTGTGA
- a CDS encoding MFS transporter, with amino-acid sequence MPLALLALAIGAFGIGTTEFVIMGLLPEVADDFGVSIPTAGFLVTGYALGVMFGAPLMTALGTKISRKRMLMLLMGLFIAGNLLSALAPAFTVMLIGRVVASLAHGAFFGIGSVVAADLVAPDKKAGAIAMMFTGLTVANVVGVPLGTLIGQTAGWRLTFTIVAALGVVGLIGVARLVPEMPRPEGVRLRHELAAFKNAQVLLAMAMTVLGFGGVFAAITYVAPMMTHVTGFADSSVTWLLVLFGLGMVGGNLVGGKYADRALMPMLYVSLGALAVVLALFTLTAHNKVLAGVTIALIGALGFAAVPPLQKRVLDQAHNAPTLASAVNIGAFNLGNALSAWLGGLVISAGFGYTAPNWVGAALAAGALLLAFLSAALERRDSTPSAVVAGPTPAGQKTAVHH; translated from the coding sequence ATGCCGCTCGCGCTTCTGGCTCTCGCGATCGGGGCCTTCGGTATCGGAACGACCGAGTTTGTGATCATGGGGCTGCTGCCCGAGGTCGCGGACGACTTCGGTGTCTCCATCCCCACCGCCGGCTTCCTGGTCACCGGCTACGCGCTCGGCGTCATGTTCGGCGCTCCTCTGATGACCGCCCTCGGCACCAAGATCTCGCGCAAGCGGATGCTGATGCTTCTGATGGGGCTGTTCATCGCAGGCAATCTGCTCTCCGCCCTCGCCCCGGCCTTCACCGTCATGCTGATCGGCCGCGTGGTCGCCTCCCTCGCCCACGGAGCCTTCTTCGGCATCGGCTCGGTCGTCGCCGCCGACCTCGTGGCCCCGGACAAGAAGGCCGGAGCCATCGCGATGATGTTCACCGGCCTGACCGTCGCCAATGTCGTCGGCGTCCCGCTCGGCACGCTGATCGGCCAGACCGCCGGCTGGCGTCTGACTTTCACCATCGTCGCGGCCCTCGGTGTCGTCGGTCTGATCGGCGTCGCCAGGCTCGTCCCCGAGATGCCCCGGCCGGAGGGCGTGCGTCTGCGCCACGAGCTGGCCGCCTTCAAGAACGCCCAGGTGCTGCTTGCCATGGCGATGACTGTCCTCGGCTTCGGCGGTGTCTTCGCCGCCATCACCTACGTCGCGCCGATGATGACCCACGTAACGGGCTTCGCCGACAGTTCGGTGACCTGGCTGCTGGTCCTCTTCGGGCTCGGCATGGTCGGCGGCAACCTCGTGGGCGGCAAGTACGCCGACCGCGCTCTGATGCCCATGCTGTACGTCTCCCTGGGCGCCCTGGCCGTCGTGCTCGCGCTCTTCACGCTCACCGCGCACAACAAGGTCCTGGCCGGCGTCACGATCGCTCTCATCGGTGCTCTGGGCTTCGCCGCGGTGCCGCCGCTCCAGAAGAGGGTCCTCGACCAGGCGCACAACGCCCCCACGCTCGCCTCAGCCGTGAACATCGGTGCCTTCAACCTCGGCAACGCCCTCTCGGCCTGGCTCGGCGGCCTGGTCATCTCGGCCGGCTTCGGCTACACCGCCCCCAACTGGGTGGGCGCCGCCCTGGCAGCAGGGGCTCTCCTTCTCGCGTTCCTCTCGGCTGCGCTGGAGCGTCGGGACAGCACTCCCAGCGCCGTGGTCGCAGGGCCGACGCCCGCCGGACAGAAGACCGCAGTGCACCACTGA